One Verrucomicrobiia bacterium genomic window, GAAGGAGCCGGCTTTGAACGGGAGGGCAGGCTTCAGCCTGCTTCAGCGTGACCCACGCGGCCGTAGTGGAACTTTCAGTTATCAGCGTTTGGTTTGACAATCCGGGTCCATCCGGGGTCAGATTTCATTTCCAATGGCAGCGCCCTATTTCGTGTGATTCGTGGTTACTTGTCTTTCCCCCTTCCAATTAGCGAAAATTCTCGTCATTCGCGTAAACGGCGTTTCGTCTTTTCTGATCCGTGTTCATCCACGATCCAAGAAAACACATCGAACAGGAGCACGCAGAAATAACGGAGAGGGGAGCGTGGACGGTTGAAAGTTGAAGGTTTGCGGGTCCGCGGTCCATTGCTATTTGTTTCTTTAGCCCCTTGGTCTTTTAGTCTTTTAGTCTTTTAGTCTTTTAGTCCTTTGGTCCTTCAGTCCTTCAGTCCTTTAGTCCCTCCCCGGTCTGCATGCGTGGCAAGCCTCAGCGGCCCATCGCCTCACTTCCGAATAACGCTATCCCGCTGCGACCAGTCTGGCAGGGCTTCGGGATGATCCAGGTTGTAGTTCAATCCCCTGCTCTCTGGACGCCCCAGTGCACAGCGAACGATCAATTCAGCCACCGTCGCAATATTGCGCAGCTCCAACAGGTCGGCCGTGACAATGAAGTCCCAATAGTATTCCTGGATTTCCTCCTGAAGATTGGCGATCCGCTTCAGCGCGCGCTGAAGCCGCTTGTTGGTCCTGACGATTCCAACGTAATCCCACATGCAGCGGCGAATCTCGTCCCAGTTATGCGCCACGACAACGAGCTCGTCAGGATTGTTCGCCTTGCCGGAATGCCAGTCAGGAATCTCCAATCCATTCGCCGGGTGTTCGTGGCCAATGACTTTTCTCGATGCCCGATGCGCGCAGACCAGCGCTTCCAGCAATGAATTGCTTGCCAGCCGATTCGCGCCATGCAAGCCGGTGCAGGCTGCTTCGCCGACAGCATACAGGCCCGCGATTTCGGTCTCGCCATCCACATTCGTCTGAACGCCACCGCATTGGTAATGCGCCGCAGGAACGACCGGAATGGGCTCCTTGGTGATATCAATCCCATAACGCAAACACGTTTCGTAAATGTTCGGAAAACGCTCGATGATGAACTTTGCAGGCTTGTGCGTGATGTCGAGATGCACGCAATCCGCGCCGCTCTTTTTCATTTCACTGTCGATGGCGCGGGCCACCACGTCGCGGGGAGCGAGCGATTTGAGCGGATGGTACGCGTCCATGAATTCGCGGCCGTCGAGAGTCCTGAGAATGCCACCTTCGCCGCGCACCGCTTCACTGATGAGAAACGACTTCGCGGCAGGATGATAAAGGC contains:
- the nadB gene encoding L-aspartate oxidase, whose translation is MKHFDFLVLGSGIAGLSFALKVAPHGRVGIITKKNKAESNTNYAQGGIAAVTSKEDSFEMHVRDTLEAGAGLCHEDVVRTIVEEGPACIQELIELGMKFSEREAADSPGGRELDLGREGGHSRRRILHAKDVTGREIERALLAAIAAQPNITIFENHLAIDLITSQKLGYLGENRCVGVYVLSKAAGRVETFAAPVTLLATGGCGKVYLYTTNPDIATGDGVAMAYRAGAAIANMEFVQFHPTCLYHPAAKSFLISEAVRGEGGILRTLDGREFMDAYHPLKSLAPRDVVARAIDSEMKKSGADCVHLDITHKPAKFIIERFPNIYETCLRYGIDITKEPIPVVPAAHYQCGGVQTNVDGETEIAGLYAVGEAACTGLHGANRLASNSLLEALVCAHRASRKVIGHEHPANGLEIPDWHSGKANNPDELVVVAHNWDEIRRCMWDYVGIVRTNKRLQRALKRIANLQEEIQEYYWDFIVTADLLELRNIATVAELIVRCALGRPESRGLNYNLDHPEALPDWSQRDSVIRK